Proteins from a genomic interval of Drosophila willistoni isolate 14030-0811.24 chromosome 2L unlocalized genomic scaffold, UCI_dwil_1.1 Seg139, whole genome shotgun sequence:
- the LOC124459798 gene encoding proteasome maturation protein-like: MEFVSKKIKQSEFLQGSSAATLPGSSNCLSSIESSLLYHSERKFHDEQHIQDMRRGRDSLGLAVPLRINMDRFAAKRVGRLPFLASSNLMDDILTGRCDTIFYEDFMNLPEYMEDMSPPHKVVEKAFGIYKD; encoded by the coding sequence ATGGAATTcgtttcaaaaaaaataaaacaatctGAATTTTTGCAAGGATCTTCTGCTGCCACATTGCCAGGCAGTTCGAATTGCTTGTCTAGTATCGAAAGTTCTTTATTATACCATTCAGAGCGCAAATTTCACGATGAACAGCATATTCAAGATATGAGACGGGGACGCGATAGTCTAGGTCTAGCCGTACCCTTGCGCATCAATATGGATCGTTTTGCTGCAAAGCGTGTGGGCCGTTTGCCATTTCTGGCATCTAGCAATCTAATGGATGATATTCTAACTGGACGTTGTGATACAATATTCTATGAAGATTTCATGAATTTGCCAGAGTATATGGAGGATATGTCTCCACCGCATAAAGTGGTTGAGAAAGCATTTGGTATATATAAGGACTAA